In Acidobacteriota bacterium, the sequence ATCGACTACCGGCTGCCGGACGTGGACGGCCTGACGCTCCTGCGGTCGATCCGCCAGAGGTGCCCGGAGGTGATGACGTGCATGATCACGGCCTATGCCAACATCGAAACCGCCGTCTTCGCCACCCGGCAGGGGGTCGACCTCTTCCTCCCAAAACCCTTTTCCCCGGACGACCTGCTCGGGGCGGTCGACACCCTGCTCGGCTACAAGAAGCTGCGCGACGAGGCCGGCGAGCTGCGGGCGGCCCACGCGGCCAGCCTGCGCGAACTGGCCTCGGAGAAGAGCCAGACCCACTCGCTGGTGGCGAGCCTCCGTGACGGCGTGCTGGCCGTCAACCGGGAGGGGGAGATCGTGCTGGCCAATCGCGCGATGGAGGAGATGCTGGGTGCGGCGGCCGGTGAACTCCTGGGGCGGCAGGTGGGTCCGGCCCTGGGCGGCGGCGTGCTGGCCCCCGCCGTGGCCGCACTCGACCCGCAAAACCCCGCGCCCGCGGTTTTCGAGGCGGAACGGGGCGAGCGGCGCCTGTTCGTGACCGTGAGCGGATTCTACGACGACGAGGGCGCCATGCTCGGGCGCATCGTGACGGCGGTGGACATCTCCTCGGTGCGGAGGATGGCGCTGGAAAAGGCCCGTTTCACCCGCACCCTGGTCCATGAGCTGCGCGCCCCGCTCGGGGCCCTGAAATCGATCGTCGAGGTGATGAGGGACCGCAGCCTGGGGGACGACCTCGGGCCCTACCTCTCCTTCCTGGACCGCGCCGATGAGCGGATCGACGGCCTCGGGGAACTCATTTCCGACCTCCTGTCGCTCTCGCGCATCGAACACGAGGGAGCCCCCCGGCGACCCGACGCTCCCGCCGACACCCCGACCGTCGTCGGCGAGGTGGTCGAGCTCTGGCGCGACCGGGCCTCGGCGCGGTCGGTCCGCATCGAGGTCGATCTCGCGCCCGAACTCCCCCCCTGCACGATTCCGGCCGACGACCTGCGCACCCTCCTGACAAACCTGGTGGGCAACGCCGTGAAGTACAACCGCGCCTCGGGGAGCGTCACGGTCCGGGCCGGCCGTTCGGGGGAGGGGCTGGAGATCGCCGTGAGCGATACCGGCATCGGGATCGAACCCGGCAACCTCGCCAGGCTCGGGGAGGAATTTTTCCGGGAGAAGCGGAAGGAGACCCGGGGGGTCGAGGGGAACGGCCTGGGGCTGGCGATCGTCAGGCGGCTGGTGGAGCGCGCCGGGGGACGCCTGGCGGTCCGGAGCCGTCCGGGGGAGGGGAGCGAGTTCCGCGTGATTTTTCCCTGCTGACCCGGCGTCGGGAGCACGGTCGGCGTAACGGGAGGGGGGTCCGGGACGTAATAGAGGTCTTGACAAGTAAGTAAGCGCTTACTTAATATTGGCCCCCTATGAACGATGCGCGCCCGGCACCCCAGCGAATGTCCGCACCCGACCGCCAGCAGCAGCTGCTCGAGGCCGCGCTGAACGTTTTTTCCCGCAAGGGGTTCAAGGGCGCGACCACCCGGGAAATCGCCGCCGCCGCGGGGGTGACCGAGGCCATTATCTTCCAGCATTTCCCTTCCAAGGAGGCGCTCTACAGCGCGGTGCTGGAACTCCACTTCGACACCGGGGACGAGGACTCGTGGCGGGAGCAGGTCGAGGCCTGCATGGAGCGGAGCGACGACGAGGGCCTGGCGGTCGTTTTCATCCGGCGCATCCTCGAGGCCTACGTCAACGACACGGCGCTGCAACGCGTCATCCTGTTCGCCGCCCTGGAAGGGCACGGGCAGGGGCTGGCCCGGATGAAGGAGCAGTACGCCGCCACGTTCGAGAAGCTGGTGGCCTACATCCGGCGTCGGCAGCGCGAGGGCGCGCTGGTCGAGGGCGACCCGCACACCCTCCTGATCGCGCTGGGGGCCCTGGCGCACCAGTACGGCCAGATCACCCGGATCATGAATGCGCCGACCCTGGACCTTCCCGACGAGGAGCTGGCGCGGCAGTTCGCCCGGATCCTGCTCGGGGGGATCCGAAAATCCCCGGCGCCTGCCGGCCGCAAAGGGCGCGGGGTCGCCAAGGCAGGCCACAGAAAGGCGAAGAGCTGAACATGTCACGAATTCCCATCTTCCTGTTCATGGTTGTGCTGTCGTTGTCCGCATGCTCCGGCCCGCAGGGCCCCGCCCGCAAGGCGGAAGCGGTTTCCGCGCCGGAGGCCGAATATGCCGTCGGCAAGGCGCTCGTGAAGGAGGTCGCCTCCTCCTTCAGCGCCAACGGCTCCTTCATCGCCGAGGAGACTTCCGATCTCGCCCCGGCCGCGGGCGGGCGGGTCGCCGCCACCCCGGTGGACGTGGGCGATTTCGTGAAAAAGGGCGAGGTGATCTGCCGGCTCGAACAGCGCGAAGCCGAACTCCGGCTCGAGCAGGCGCGCGCCGCCCTGGAACAGTCGAAATTCATGCTGCGCCAGGCCGAGTCGCGGGTGGGCCACAGCGGGCCGGGCGCGTTCGACCCCGAATCGGTCCCGGAGGTGTCCTCGTCAAGGGCGGCCTACGAGTCGGCCCTGGCGTCGGCTCGGCTGGCCGCCGCCGACGCGCGGCGCTATGAAAACCTGGTCCGGAGCGGGGACGTTTCCCAGAGCAGCTTTGAGAAGTTCCGCACCCAGCAGGAGACGGCCGAGGCCGCCGCGAACTCCGCCCGCAGGCAGTACGAGGGCCAGCTCAACGCGGCGCGGCAGAACTTCGGGGCGATCGAGGCCGCCCGCGCCGCCCTGGCCGCGGCGGAATCCCAGGTGGCCCAGGCCCGGAAGAACCTGGAGGACACCTCCATCCGTGCGCCGTTCGACGGCTATGTCACCGACAGGCCTACGGCCGTCGGGCAGTGGCTCGGAACCGGTAACAAGGTGGCGACCCTGGTGAGGATCGCGCGCGTCAAGCTCCGGCTCGAGATCCCCGAACAACAGGCGGCTCTCGTCAAGACCGGCATGGGGGTGACCGCGCGCGTGGCCGCCTACCCGCAGCGGGATTTCGCCGGGCGGGTCAGCGCCGTCGTGCCGGCCGTCGACTCCATTTCCCGCGTCTTCATCGCCGAGGCCCGGTTCGACAACCCCCGGGCCGAGCTCCGGCCGGGCATGTTCGCGAGCGCCAGGGTGAATCTGCCGGGGACGGAGCGGGCGGTCTTTGTTCCGGAGCGGGCCGTGTTTTACGACAACACGACCGACGCCAGCCACGTCTATATCGTCGCCGACGGGGTCGCGCGCCTGAGGGTGGTGCTCCGCGGGGATTCCGACGGCGACCAGGTGCGGGTCCTCAGCGGGCTCGAAGGCGGCGAAACGGTGATTCTCTCAAACCAAACGGACCTGTACGACGGCGCCCCCGTCTCCACCCGTCCATAAAGGACTCCAGTCATGCACTCCCTTGCCAGACTCTGCATCAAGCGCCCGGTTTTTGCGACGATGCTGATCCTCGCGTTCATCGTCTCGGGCGTCTTCACCTATTTCTCGCTCGGCGTGGACCGGATGCCCAAGATCGACGCCCCCTTCGTGATGGTCACCGTGGTCAACCCCGGGGCCTCCCCCGAGGAGGTCGAAAACGAGATCACCAAGAAGATCGAGGATGCGGTCAACAGCATCAGCGGGCTCGAGGAGCTCACCTCCACCTCCTCGGAGGGGATGAGCCTGGTCCGGATCGAGTTCGCCCTGTCCAAGGACGGGAACGTCGCCGCCCAGGAGGTGCAGAACAAGATCAACCAGGTCATCAACGAGCTGCCGGCGAGCGCCGAGGTCCCGGTGGTGTCCAAGATGGACCCGGACGCCTCCAGCGTGCTGCAGATCGCCGTCAGCGCCCCGCGCTCCACCCGCGACGTCACCCTGATCGCCGACAAGCTGCTCAAGCAGAAGCTCGAGAACGCCGAAGGGGTCGGGCAGGTCCGGATCCAGGGGGGGGCCAACCGGGAAATCCGCATCATTCTCGACCCCGACCGCCTGCGCGCCTATGACCTGACGGTCACCGAGGTGATCGCGGCGGTGCGGAGCCAGAACATGGAGATGCCGGGCGGCAGCCTCCGTTCGGGCGCCCGGGATTTCACGATCCGCACCTCGGGCAAGATCACCGAGCCGGCGGAGTTCAACGACATCGCCGTCGCGACCCGCGGCGGCTACAGCGTCAAGGTGCGTGACATCGGGCGCGCCGAGGACTCGAGCGAGGAGCCGACTTCGGCCGTGCGCCTCGACGGCAACCCGGCCGTGCAGCTGGCGGTGTACAAGCAGTCGGGGACCAACACCGTGGAAGTCGCCGAGGCGGTCAAGCGCAGGCTGGAACAGGTGCGGTCGGAACTGCCCAGGGACGTCAGGGTCGAAATCATCAGCGACCAGTCGATCTTCGTCCAGGCGGCCATCAACAACATCCGCAACCACCTGTTCGAGGGGAGCCTGCTGGCTTGCATCGTGCTCTACTTCTTCCTCGCCAACTGGCGCACGACCCTGATCGCGGCCGTCGCGATCCCGGTTTCCATCATCTCCGCCTTTTCGGTGATGGCCATCTTCGATTACACCATGAACCAGATCACCATGCTCGCCCTGACCCTGATGGTGGGGGTCGTGGTCGACGACGCCATCATCGTGCTGGAGAACATCTACCGGTACATGGAGGAGAAGAAGATGGGGGCGTTCGAGGCGGCCGAACGCGGGACCAAGGAGATCGGGCTCGCCGTGCTGGCGACGACGGTCTCGCTCCTGGCCGTCTTCGTCCCGGTCGGGTTCATGGGGGGGATGACGGGACGCTTCATGAGCGCCTTCGGCTTCACCTGCGCCGGGGCCGTGGTGGTCTCCATGCTGGTGTCCTTCACGCTCACCCCCATGCTCTGCTCGCGCTTCGTGCGCCCGCCGGCCGAAGGGACGGGGCGCCGGTCGAAGGACGCGAAGTTCTTCCGCTTCCTCGACGCCACCTATACCCGCGCGCTGGTCTGGGCGATGGCTCACCGCAAGACCGTCGTGCTCGCCTGCGTCGGGGTGATGCTCTCGATCGTCCCGCTCTTCATGCTGAGCGGCAAGAACATGTTCGTCCGCGACGACCAGTCGCAGTTCAACATCAACATCCGCCTCCCCGAAGGGAGTTCGCTCGCCGAAACCACGCGCTATTCCGAGGACATCGCCCGGAGGGTGCGCGGGCTCGAGGGGGTGACCCACACGCTGAACACCGTGGGCGGGGACTCGGGCGGGGGCACCAACGAGTCTTCCATCTACGTCAAGCTGGTGGACATCGGGGAGCGGGACGAGTCGTCCAACGACATGGCCACGCGGGTCCGGGAGATGCTTCAAAACCACGCGGAGGAGGTGTTCCTCTCCGTGGCCGCCTCGAGCGGGATCGGGCCGGGCGGGATGAGCGACGTCCAGTACTACCTGCAGGGGCCCGACATCGCCAGGTTGTCGGAATATTCCGACCGGCTGGTGGCCCGGGCACGGACCCTCCCGGACCTCGTCGACATCGACAGTTCGGTGCGCTCGGGCAAGCCTGAGGTGCGGTTGGATATCGACCGGGAGCGGGCGGCCGACCTGGGGGTTTCGGTCCAGGGGGTCCAGCAGGCGCTCAATACCCTGGTTGCGGGCCAGACCGTGGGCACCTTCAACGCCGGGGAGGACCAGTACGACGTCGTGGTGC encodes:
- a CDS encoding efflux RND transporter periplasmic adaptor subunit, which gives rise to MSRIPIFLFMVVLSLSACSGPQGPARKAEAVSAPEAEYAVGKALVKEVASSFSANGSFIAEETSDLAPAAGGRVAATPVDVGDFVKKGEVICRLEQREAELRLEQARAALEQSKFMLRQAESRVGHSGPGAFDPESVPEVSSSRAAYESALASARLAAADARRYENLVRSGDVSQSSFEKFRTQQETAEAAANSARRQYEGQLNAARQNFGAIEAARAALAAAESQVAQARKNLEDTSIRAPFDGYVTDRPTAVGQWLGTGNKVATLVRIARVKLRLEIPEQQAALVKTGMGVTARVAAYPQRDFAGRVSAVVPAVDSISRVFIAEARFDNPRAELRPGMFASARVNLPGTERAVFVPERAVFYDNTTDASHVYIVADGVARLRVVLRGDSDGDQVRVLSGLEGGETVILSNQTDLYDGAPVSTRP
- a CDS encoding response regulator: MAARILVVDDEPGILSGVGEILTLEGYEVDTADCGRRAQELITQQPYDVALIDYRLPDVDGLTLLRSIRQRCPEVMTCMITAYANIETAVFATRQGVDLFLPKPFSPDDLLGAVDTLLGYKKLRDEAGELRAAHAASLRELASEKSQTHSLVASLRDGVLAVNREGEIVLANRAMEEMLGAAAGELLGRQVGPALGGGVLAPAVAALDPQNPAPAVFEAERGERRLFVTVSGFYDDEGAMLGRIVTAVDISSVRRMALEKARFTRTLVHELRAPLGALKSIVEVMRDRSLGDDLGPYLSFLDRADERIDGLGELISDLLSLSRIEHEGAPRRPDAPADTPTVVGEVVELWRDRASARSVRIEVDLAPELPPCTIPADDLRTLLTNLVGNAVKYNRASGSVTVRAGRSGEGLEIAVSDTGIGIEPGNLARLGEEFFREKRKETRGVEGNGLGLAIVRRLVERAGGRLAVRSRPGEGSEFRVIFPC